A window of Sebastes umbrosus isolate fSebUmb1 chromosome 3, fSebUmb1.pri, whole genome shotgun sequence contains these coding sequences:
- the fam193a gene encoding protein FAM193A isoform X2, whose translation MSPTDAKRGAKRRKNKRGGGSSSSSAVCSSSGGKAGVASALGCTGTAATPASVVSFLTPGTTTTGSIGSITGINGEVSNSVTPQFTEGPVNADFSGVLQTPFTFGLNQRAPYTAGDRCLLCRCERKDSAVPSEAGMLGQNGTAQPNKTPSALQLPLWVCSDCRRTVEKEDRHTALEQSLGSQDFLLHMPVGNGNLGQEAATGDRLTTAVPTLPMLPAPDLTAPMPADTVCSCEACNERREISAESERESQQLQNHWSEVRYLVRCIYRQTGTPLADDHDQPLERDKEGMKELVDRLCEKDPYQLYQRLEQQAREYVLEMKVRLLKHLSTGPKTTGPAGSVAAALGPPQAYQFISLLLEEYNALCQAARTISSFLLTLENEHLQKFQVTWELHNKHLFENLVFSEPILHSSLPALVAQLKHGTASHDSYNEDMYRTLLESYHQLQQEMASVATEWQECEKRIDDYVDEQVEGQSVTNQRTEPHKSLISKNTLKTKQRMLKEDWEFFKQRRFIEEQLPNSKKPPSGENNFTDTMRMLSSRLSIPDCPNCNYRRRCTCDDCSLSHILTCGIMDSPIAEDLHIKLPLQGEPPRDYLTEVHPPSLSSGSSASGSNSSSPITIQQHPRLILPEGDTNTFISDDDEVPPLSSKFGDIYPMSGYEGNSVVTAAVNGLHNDINGECDNVELKAGSPHMTSSSSSSEGDEEEVDGEVGGEPRGQQEELSSGKTNSPPPSYNHQQVEQVQHACECHVCNQDPSSSTLGPATCLPPSRLHAAPPPTVGHQFFTDSKTPPAHPALHLYPHIHGHLPLHNFSRPLLHPTLYPPSPPLTHNKPLPPNPTSNHSAAKQPAFSPSLPEHVYQNCFGGAGGAGDWNSSLQCLSLKFENLWDAAVMKSWNPSVLLPESLPGDMLGPPLADVPLPPTSSIGPQGEHPSLPTPLPPSCSASSSLSSSSSSSSSSSCSSSEAKQQKKSGAKKKCLYNFQDAFMETNRVVMATSASTSSVSCTATTVQSSNNPPIHLASKRPNSIDDVFHNLGKEDHRQPAPAPPRNCPTGLTSLPPLSGPTLPPAPTTHLPTMGSQPFPKMAAPAPDFMEAHQGLCLPPAEPPASLADGPVSAPPSVCSDPDCEGHRCEGNGAYEHQPYDGEESQDEDSCSEHSSSTSTSTNQKEGKYCDCCYCEFFGHGGPPAAPTSRNYAEMREKLRLRLTKRKEEQPKREEQQPVIERDGGVEDHRRVEDLLQFINSADNKPASSSKAAKRARHKQKKMEEKARLEAEAREREELQLLEEQQRRQRQEEEEAALQKELLRLQELQQHRAAKKKKKEKAKENTAPPQNNPQPLKQTAQNVLDNLQNGKSQSLLQTLIRLPDQKEARFDHVPRPNTQHSPKHTSARGFSTETNIPNCHAILHNGTPTSQLEANSKVRAKQSPRVATCEAAVKKAPELPKSSDVAAKLANCSTLTTTPDTKATRFRPAEALAPLPTTEPRREDRCNIRSASGKRQQQQLHQPLTQIKEDRRSPPVSNPSPSPPPASQSEQTQQNGKPPSAESPQPKGKTKKNKKKKGDKMSTSIDDVFLPKDIDLDSTEMDETEREVEYFKRFCLDSARQTRQRLSINWSNFSLKKATYAAH comes from the exons ATGAGTCCAACCGATGCTAAGCGAGGGGCTAAACGCAGGAAGAACAAGCGGGgcggtggcagcagcagcagtagcgctgtctgcagcagcagcggtggcaAGGCCGGGGTCGCCTCGGCCCTCGGCTGTACCGGGACAGCAGCAACACCTGCCTCTGTCGTCAGCTTCCTAACACCTGGCACTACTACTACGGGAAGCATCGGCTCCATCACGGGCATAAACGGAGAG GTAAGCAACAGTGTTACACCACAGTTTACGGAAGGACCAGTGAATGCTGACTTCTCCGGGGTCCTTCAG ACCCCATTCACGTTCGGCTTGAACCAGCGGGCTCCCTACACGGCCGGCGATCGCTGCCTCTTATGCCGATGTGAACGCAAAGACAGCGCCGTGCCTTCAGAGGCGGGGATGTTGGGCCAGAACGGTACGGCGCAGCCCAACAAGACGCCCAGCGCCCTCCAGCTGCCTCTGTGGGTGTGCTCCGACTGCCGGCGCACGGTGGAGAAGGAGGACCGGCACACTGCTCTGGAGCAGTCGTTGGGG AGCCAGGACTTCCTTTTGCACATGCCTGTGGGCAACGGAAACCTGGGCCAGGAGGCAGCCACGGGGGACAGACTGACCACTGCTGTGCCTACACTACCCATGCTCCCTGCCCCGGACCTCACCGCACCGATGCCTGCTGATACAGTGTGCAGCTGTGAAGCCTGCAATGAGAGACG GGAGATCTCTGCCGAGTCAGAGAGGGAGTCCCAGCAGCTACAGAACCACTGGTCGGAGGTTCGCTACCTGGTGCGCTGCATCTACCGTCAGACAGGAACACCGTTAGCAGATGACCACGACCAGCCCCTGGAGAGAGACAAGGAGGGCATGAAGGAGCTGGTCGACAG ACTCTGTGAGAAGGACCCGTACCAGCTGTATCAACGGTTGGAGCAGCAGGCGCGTGAATACGTCTTGGAAATGAAGGTGCGGCTACTGAAGCACCTATCTACAGGACCCAAGACTACAGGACCAGCGGGGAGCGTGGCTGCAGCCCTGGGTCCTCCTCAGGCCTACCAGTTCATCtccctgctgctggaggagtaCAACGCCCTCTGTCAAGCTGCACGCACCATCAGCAGCTTCCTGCTCACCCTG gaaaaTGAGCACCTCCAGAAATTCCAGGTGACGTGGGAGCTGCACAACAAGCACCTTTTTGAGAATCTGGTGTTCTCTGAACCGATCTTGCACAGCAGTTTACCTGCACTGGTTGCACAGCTGAA ACATGGCACGGCCTCCCATGATTCATACAATGAAGATATGTACAGGACCTTGTTAGAGAGCTACcatcagctgcagcaggagatGGCTTCGGTGGCTACTGAATGGCAGGAGTGTGAGAAGAGGATTGATGACTACGTAGATGAACAG GTGGAGGGTCAGAGTGTCACCAACCAAAGAACAGAGCCACACAAGTCCTTGATCAGCAAAAAC ACTTTGAAGACTAAGCAGCGAATGCTGAAGGAGGACTGGGAGTTCTTTAAGCAGAGAAGATTTATAGAAGAACAG TTACCTAACAGTAAGAAGCCCCCCTCCGGTGAAAACAACTTCACAGACACGATGAGAATGCTCTCATCTCGTCTGAGTATTCCTGACTGCCCCAACTGCAATTATCGACGAAG GTGCACGTGTGATGACTGTAGTCTCTCCCACATCCTGACCTGTGGCATCATGGACTCTCCCATCGCTGAGGACCTCCACATCAAGCTGCCCCTGCAAGGGGAACCTCCCCGCGACTACCTGACAGAGGTGCACCCTCCCAGCCTCTCCTCCGGCAGCTCAGCATCTGGCTCCAACTCCAGTTCTCCCATCACCATTCAGCAGCATCCACGGCTCATTCTGCCTGAAGGGGATACCAACACGTT TATCAGCGATGATGACGAAGTGCCTCCGTTGTCCAGTAAGTTCGGGGACATCTACCCGATGAGTGGTTATGAGGGTAACAGCGTTGTGACCGCTGCTGTGAACGGCCTCCATAATGACATCAATGGGGAATGTGACAACGTGGAACTAAAGGCAGGG TCTCCTCAtatgaccagcagcagcagttcatCAGAGGGCGACGAGGAGGAAGTTGATGGTGAGGTTGGTGGGGAGCCCCGAGGGCAGCAGGAGGAGCTTTCCTCAGGAAAGACCAACAGTCCTCCACCTTCGTACAACCACCAACAG GTAGAACAGGTCCAGCATGCCTGCGAGTGCCACGTGTGCAACCAGGACCCCAGCTCCTCCACCCTGGGCCCCGCCACATGCCTGCCCCCTAGTCGGCTCCACGCCGCACCTCCTCCCACTGTCGGACACCAGTTCTTCACAGACAGCAAGACACCCCCCGCCCACCCCGCCCTCCACCTCTACCCCCACATCCACGGCCACCTGCCCCTACACAACTTCTCCCGGCCCCTACTGCACCCTACACTCTACCCTCCCAgtcctcctctcacacacaatAAG CCTCTGCCCCCAAACCCTACATCAAACCACTCAGCGGCCAAGCAGCCGGCCTTCAGCCCATCGTTACCGGAGCACGTTTACCAGAACTGCTTTGGCGGTGCAGGTGGAGCAGGTGACTGGAACAGCTCGCTGCAGTGCCTCTCGCTCAAGTTTGAGAACCTGTGGGATGCTGCTGTGATGAAGAGCTGGAATCCATCTGTGCTGTTGCCCGAGTCCCTGCCAG GGGACATGCTGGGACCCCCCCTCGCTGACGTGCCCCTCCCCCCAACGTCATCTATCGGCCCCCAAGGGGAACACCCCTCGCTGCCCACCCCTCTGCCCCCTTCCTGCTCTGCTTCCTCATCATTGTCATCGTCTTCATCGTCATCCTCGTCGTCATCGTGCTCCTCTTCAGAAGCcaaacagcagaagaagagcGGCGCCAAGAAGAAGTGTCTCTACAATTTCCAGGATGCCTTCATGGAGACCAACCGAGTAGTGATGGCCACCTCCGCCTCCACGTCCTCCGTGTCCTGCACTGCCACCACTGTCCAGTCAAGTAataacccacccatccacctagCATCTAAAAGACCCAACTCCATAG ACGATGTATTTCACAATCTAGGTAAAGAGGACCATAGGCAACCCGCTCCAGCCCCCCCTAGAAACTGCCCTACAGGACtgacctccctccctccgctcTCGGGCCCCACCCTGCCCCCAGCACCCACCACACACCTTCCCACAATGGGATCCCAGCCCTTTCCAAAGATGGCCGCTCCAGCCCCGGACTTCATGGAGGCCCACCAGGGTTTGTGCCTCCCGCCCGCCGAGCCTCCAGCCTCCTTAGCAGATGGTCCTGTCAGTGCCCCACCCAGTGTCTGCAG TGATCCTGACTGTGAAGGCCATCGCTGTGAGGGGAACGGGGCATACGAGCATCAGCCGTACGATGGGGAGGAGAGTCAGGACGAGGACAGCTGCTCCGAGCAtagctcctccacctccacctccacaaaCCAGAAAGAAGGAAAGTACTGTGACTGCTGCTACTGCGAGTTCTTTGGGCATGGCGGg CCCCCAGCTGCTCCTACCAGTCGAAACTATGCAGAGATGCGGGAGAAGCTGCGCTTGCGTCTGACAAAACGTAAGGAGGAGCAGCCTAAACGGGAGGAGCAGCAACCAGTGATAGAGCgagatggaggggtggaggacCACAGGCGGGTGGAGGACCTATTGCAGTTCATCAATAGTGCCGACAATAAACCTGCCTCCAGTTCTAAGGCAGCCAAACGGGCCAGGCATAAACAAAAGAAG ATGGAGGAGAAGGCTCGTCTGGAGGCAGAGGCCCGTGAAagggaggagctgcagctgttGGAAGAGCAGCAACGGCGACAGcggcaggaagaggaagaggcagcGCTTCAAAAGGAACTGCTCCGGCTGCAAGAGCTGCAGCAACATCGCGCCgccaagaagaaaaagaaagagaaagcaaaGGAAAACACCGCTCCCCCACAAAACAACCCACAGCCCCTCAAACAGACAGCTCAGAACGTCCTAGATAACCTACAGAACGGAAAGTCACAGTCACTGCTTCAAACCCTCATCCGCCTCCCTGACCAGAAGGAAGCCAGATTTGACCACGTACCCCGGCCTAACACACAGCACAGCCCAAAACACACTAGTGCGAGGGGGTTTTCTACTGAGACCAACATCCCCAACTGTCACGCCATCCTCCACAATGGCACGCCCACATCTCAGCTCGAGGCCAACAGTAAAGTTAGGGCCAAGCAGTCTCCTAGGGTGGCCACCTGTGAGGCTGCTGTAAAGAAAGCTCCAGAGCTGCCCAAGAGCTCAGATGTGGCAGCAAAACTAGCTAATTGCAGCACCCTCACCACTACACCAGACACCAAAGCAACGCGATTCAGGCCTGCCGAGGCCCTGGCTCCTCTCCCGACCACTGAACCGAGGAGGGAGGACAGGTGTAACATCAGAAGTGCTAGTGgaaaaaggcagcagcagcagctacatcAACCGCTGACCCAAATAAAGGAAGACAGGAGAAGTCCACCCGTGTCAAACCCTTCCCCGTCTCCCCCTCCAGCCTCCCAGTCTGAGCAGACGCAGCAGAACGGCAAACCTCCCAGTGCAGAATCCCCACAGCCCAAAGGCAAGaccaagaagaacaagaagaagaagggcgACAAGATGAGCACCTCAATAG aTGATGTATTCTTGCCCAAAGACATCGACTTGGATAGCACTGAAATGGACGAAACGGAGAGGGAGGTGGAATATTTCAAAAG gttTTGCCTGGATTCTGCCCGGCAGACCCGACAACGGCTTTCCATCAACTGGTCAAACTTTAGTTTGAAGAAAGCTACGTATGCTGCACATTGA